Below is a genomic region from Microbacterium sp. LWO12-1.2.
CATCAGCCCCGTCGTCCCCGGATAGAATCGAACCGTCATGTCCTCCATCTTCGACTGCCACGACGAGGCGCAGCTGCTCGCCGGAATGCGGCACGCACGCCAGGCCATCGGCCGCGGCGAGCTCATCGTCATGCCCACCGACACCGTCTACGGCGTCGCCGCCGACGCGTTCTCGCCTGCCGCGGTGCAGCGTCTGCTCGACGCGAAGGGGAGGGGGCGCAATCAGCCGCCGCCCGTGCTGATCGGTTCGGTCGACACGCTCGCGGCTCTTGCAGAGTCCGTCCCCGAGCCTGTGCAGCGCCTCGTCGACGCGTTCTGGCCCGGTGGGCTGACCATCGTGCTTCCCGCGCAGCCCTCGCTCGTGTGGGACCTGGGGGAGACCATGGGGACCGTGGCGGTGCGGATGCCCGAAGGGCGCGTGGCGCTCGAACTGCTCGCCGAGACCGGGCCGCTCGCCGTCTCGAGCGCGAACCTCACCGGCCGTGAAGCCGCGATATCGGCACTCGACGCCGAGAAGATGCTGGGCGACAGCGTCGCGGTGTATCTGGCGGACGGGCTCAGCAAGGACGGCATCGCTTCGACGATCGTGGATGCGACATCGCTGGTGCGACGCGGCTCGGACGGCGACGGCGCCGTCGTGCGCATCCTGCGCGACGGTGCGGTCACCCGCGAGCAGCTGCGCGAGGTGCTCGGCGACCTGCTCGAACCGGAGGAGCAGCCGGAGCAGCCGGCGGACGCCGTGCAGGAGGAGCACCAGGACGGGGATTCGTGAAGCAGTATCTCTTCACGATCCTCATCACTGCCGCGATCACGTTCGCGCTGACCTGGGCGGTCTGGCGACTGAGCCTGCGGTACAAGCTCTATCCGGGCATCCGTGAGCGCGATGTGCACACGACGCCGACTCCGCGTCTCGGCGGAGTCGCAATCTTCCTCGGCATCGTCGCCGCATTCGGGTTCTCCGCGCTCAACCCCTTCTTCCAGAGCATCTGGACGCCGCCACAGACGATCTGGTCGATCCTCGCCGCCTCGCTGCTGATCGCCGTCATCGGGGTCGTGGACGACCTCTGGGACATCGACTGGATGATCAAGCTCGGTGCCCAGTTCCTGGCGGCAGGGGTCATCACGGTCGGCGGCGGCCTGCAGATCCTGTCCCTGCCCTTCGGGGACCTGATCGTCGTCTCGAGCTGGCTGAGCATCACGATCACCATGTTCGCGATCGTGATCGTGATGAACGCCGTCAACTTCATCGATGGACTCGACGGGCTCGTCGCCGGCGTGTGCCTCATCTCCAACGGCGTCTTCTTCGCGTACTCCTACATCTTCACGCGCGACTCCGGCGCCTCCAGCAATTTCAATCTCTCGACCTTCATCGCCGCGGTCCTGATCGGTGCGTGCCTCGGGTTCCTGCCCTTGAACTGGAGTCCTGCAAAGCTCTTCATGGGGGACTCCGGTGCGCTCGTCATCGGTCTGCTGATGGCGACGTCGGCGATCTCGATCACCGGTCAGATGGATCCGTCCTCGCTCGACCCGGAGCGCCTGGGACGCTCCCAGCTGGTCGGTGCATTCCTGCCGATCCTGCTGCCGCTCCTGGTCGTCCTTCTCCCGCTGCTGGACTTCGGGCTGGCGGTGCTGCGGCGCATGAGTGCCGGTCGCTCGCCGTTCTCGCCCGACCGGAAGCACCTGCATCACCGGATGCTCGACCTCGGGCACCGCGACCGCGACGCGGTCCTCATCTTCTATGCATGGACGGCCGTGATCTCGCTCGCGGTCCTGCTCATGTACGTCGGCGCACGCGAGGACTGGCCCGGCCAGTACCTCCCCGGCGTCGGCTTCGGCGTGGTGGGCATCGTGGCCTGCCTGCTGATCACCCTCATGCCCTCCCGTCGTAAGAAGCCGGCGACGGCACACGCGCCCGACCCGACCTCCCTGGAGTCCTGATGAGCCCGAACCCCGTGTCCAGCAATCCCATCCTGCGTCGCACCCTGATCTGGTCCGCGGTCGCGACGGTGATCCTCGCGGTCGTGGCAGGTGGCGTCGGCTTCCTCGTCGGAGGAGGGGAGGGACTCGTGAGCGGGCTGCTCGGTGTGCTGCTCGCCGCGCTCTTCCTCGCGATCACCGGCATCAGCATCCTGATCGCGAACCGCTGGTTCGGCGATCCGCTGTATGTGCAGCTGTTCTTCGCGATCGTGCTCGGCGGCTGGCTCCTCAAGCTCGGCGTCTTCGTGGTCGTGATGATCGTGCTGAGCGGCCAGCCCTGGATCCACCCGATGGTGTTCTTCCTCTCGATCGTCGCCGGCGTCATCATGTCGCTCGCGATCGACGTGCTCGTGCTCACCAAGATGCGGCTTCCGAACGTCAGCGATGCCTCGCTGCCGACCGAGGCTCCAGAGGATCGCGCCCCGGGTGTGTTCCTGCCCACCGAGGTGCCGGAGGACCGCGCGCCGGGGCGGCATCACATCGTGCCGGAGAAGCCTGCAGACGAGGGCCCCGCGGACTCGCGCACCATCTGACTCTGATAGTGTTGACACGTGCCCGCCGCTCTCCCGCGAGCGCTTGCGCAGTGAAGCACACCGACCATCGTCGCCCCGGTTCTGACCGGTGCCCCGAAGCTGGAGCCCGCGCTGTTTAATCTTGCTGCGACCCTGACCCCGCGACTCGCCTCTGATGGTGAGTTCCACGGTCCGTCGATCGACGAATTCTTCCCGGATACCCTCTTCAACGTCTTCGGTGTGATCCCGATCAACCGGATCCACCTGATCCAGCTGCTCTCGGTCATCGTCGTGGTGCTCATCCTCTGGCTGGGCACGCGCCGGATGAAGATGATCCCCGGTCGTGGACAGAGCCTCGTGGAGATGGGCCTCGGATTCGTCCGCACCAACATCGCGCACGATCTGCTCGGGCGCAAGGACGGCGATCGCTTCCTCCCGATCCTGACGACCATCTTCTTCATGGTCCTCTTCATGAACGTCACCGGGATCATCCCGTTCCTGAACATGCCGGGAACCGCCATCATCGCGGTCCCGCTCACGCTGGCACTCGTCAGCTACGTGACCTTCATCTACGCGGGTATCAAGAAGAGCCCCAAGAACTTCTTCAAGAACGCGCTGTTCCCCTCGGGCGTGCCGTGGCCGGTGTACATCATCGTCACGCCGATCGAGCTGATCTCGACCTTCATCATCCGTCCGGTCACTCTGACCCTGCGACTCCTGATGAACCTCGTGGTCGGACACATGATCCTGGTGCTGTGCTTCGCAGCCACCCAGTTCTTCTTCTTCACCGCAGGTGGGGGATGGGCGGCGCTCGGTATCGGAACCCTGGCCTTCGGCGGCGCATTCACGCTGTTCGAGATCCTGGTCACCGTTCTCCAGGCATACGTCTTCACCGTCCTCACCGCGGTCTACATCCAGCTCGCGGTCGCAGAAGAGCACTGAGCGGGTCGGCGAAAGCCACCCACCCAACGAAAGGAAAAACCCCGTGGACGCAACTACGGTTCTCGCAGACATCAACGGTCACCTCGCATCGGTCGGCTACGGCCTCGCTGCAATCGGTCCGGCCATCGGTGTGGGCATCGTCGTCGGCAAGACCATCGAGGGCGTCGCCCGTCAGCCCGAGCTGGCCGGCCGTCTTCAGGTCCTCATGTGGATCGGTATCGCCTTCACCGAGGCGCTTGCATTCGTCGGCATCGCCGTCGGATTCATCCCCTTCCCGTAATCCACACCGACTTCAGAAGGAGACAGGATGCTGAACGCTCTTGTCACGAACCTCGCGGCTGAGGGTGAGGCGGCCAACAACCCGCTGCTCCCCGCGTGGTACGACATCATCTGGTCGGGCCTGTGGTTCCTCATCATCCTCGTCGTCGTGTGGAAGGTCGCCCTTCCCAAGCTGACGAAGATGCTCGACGAGCGGTCCGCCGCCATCGAGGGGAACATCGCCAAGGCTGACGAGGCTCAGAAGCAGGCCGAGGCCGCGCTCGAGGAGTACACGCGTCAGCTGGCCGAGGCACGCACCGAAGCCGGTGAGATCCGTGAGGCCGCCCGCGAGGATGGCAAGAAGATCGTCGCCGAGGCCAAGGAAGCTGCGAGCAGCGAAGCTGCCCGCATCACCGCCACCGCGCACACGCAGATCGAGGCCGAGCGTCAGACCGCTCTCGTCTCGCTCCGCAGCGAGGTCGGAACGCTCGCCATCGACCTCGCCGGTGGCGTGGTCGGGGAGACGCTGTCCGATGACGCACGTGCGACGGCTGTGGTCGACCGCTTCCTCGCCGACCTCGAAGCATCCGAGAAGGCGGCCCAGTAATGGGCAGCGCGACCACTCAGGCGCTTGCGGCATCCGTTCAGGCGCTTGCCGCGGCATCCGGCGTGACCCTCGACACCTCGCGGGAGCTCTTCGCCGCGGCGCATGCCGTGGGCGAATCGTCGCATCTGAGCGGCGCGCTTGCTGACGCCTCGGCTCCGGCCGAGGCACGGCAGAACGTCGTCGCCTCGGTCTTCGGCGGGTTCTCGCAGAACACGCGGGACGTGCTGAAGGCCGTCGTCTCCGAGCGTTGGTCCGACGCGAGCGAGCTCGTCGACGGCATCGAGGAGCTCGCGATCCGCGCGGCTGCGATCTCCGACAGCGGTGCCGACATCGAGGCGGAGCTCTTCGGCTTCTCCCGGGTCATCGCGGCGAACTCGGAGCTCGAACTCGCCCTGGGCACCCGCCTCGGGGGAGCACAGGCCAAGGTCGATCTCGTCGATCGCCTGCTCGCCGGTTCCGTCAGCGCCCCTGCGGCGCTGATCGTGTCGTCGCTCGTGCGCCAGCCGCGCGAGCGTCGCATCCGCCAGCTGCTGAACCGCGCCATGCGCATCGTCTCGAGCCAGAACGGTCGAGTCGTCGCGACGGTCCACACAGCGTCCGAGCTGAACGAAGCTCAGCGCACCCGTCTCAGCGACGCACTCTCGCGCCGTTACGACGGCAAGGTCTCGCTCAACGTCGTCATCGACCCTGCCGTTCTCGGAGGCCTGCGCGTGCAGATCGCCGATGACGTCATCGACGGCAGCATCTCCGCTCGACTCGCAGACCTTCGCCAGAAGCTCGCGGGCTAACACGACTTCGCGCGGGGAACCGCGCACCCAGATACAAAGGGAAGACAATGGCAGAACTATCGATCAGCCCCGACGTCATCCGTGACGCGCTGAAGGACTTCGCCGCCGCCTACGAGCCCACCGGGGCCGCGGCGACCGAGGTCGGCACCGTCATCGACGCCGCGGATGGAATCGCGCATGTCGAGGGCCTGCCCGGCGTCATGGCCAACGAGCTCGTGACCTTCGGCGACGGCACCAAGGGCCTCGCCCTGAGCCTCGACCAGAACCAGATCGGTGTCGTCGTGCTCGGCGACTTCACCGGCGTCGAGGCCGGCCAGGAAGTCACCCGTACGGGTGAGGTCCTCTCCGTGCCCGTCGGCGACGGCTACCTGGGCCGCGTGGTCGACCCGCTCGGCAACCCGATCGACGGCCTCGGCTCGATCGCGACCGAGGGCAGCCGCGAGCTCGAGCTGCAGGCGCCCGGCGTCATGCAGCGCAAGTCGGTCCACGAGCCGATGCAGACCGGCATCAAGGCCATCGACGCGATGATCCCGGTCGGCCGTGGACAGCGTCAGCTGATCATCGGTGACCGCCAGACCGGTAAGACGGCGATCGCGATCGACACGATCATCAACCAGAAGGACAACTGGGAGTCCGGCGACGTCAACAAGCAGGTCCGCTGCATCTACGTCGCCATCGGCCAGAAGGGCTCGACCATCGCTTCGGTGAAGGGTGCGCTCGAAGAGGCCGGTGCCCTGGAGTACACCACGATCGTGGCCGCTCCGGCATCCGACCCCGCCGGCTTCAAGTACCTCGCTCCCTACAC
It encodes:
- the atpB gene encoding F0F1 ATP synthase subunit A; its protein translation is MFNLAATLTPRLASDGEFHGPSIDEFFPDTLFNVFGVIPINRIHLIQLLSVIVVVLILWLGTRRMKMIPGRGQSLVEMGLGFVRTNIAHDLLGRKDGDRFLPILTTIFFMVLFMNVTGIIPFLNMPGTAIIAVPLTLALVSYVTFIYAGIKKSPKNFFKNALFPSGVPWPVYIIVTPIELISTFIIRPVTLTLRLLMNLVVGHMILVLCFAATQFFFFTAGGGWAALGIGTLAFGGAFTLFEILVTVLQAYVFTVLTAVYIQLAVAEEH
- a CDS encoding MraY family glycosyltransferase encodes the protein MKQYLFTILITAAITFALTWAVWRLSLRYKLYPGIRERDVHTTPTPRLGGVAIFLGIVAAFGFSALNPFFQSIWTPPQTIWSILAASLLIAVIGVVDDLWDIDWMIKLGAQFLAAGVITVGGGLQILSLPFGDLIVVSSWLSITITMFAIVIVMNAVNFIDGLDGLVAGVCLISNGVFFAYSYIFTRDSGASSNFNLSTFIAAVLIGACLGFLPLNWSPAKLFMGDSGALVIGLLMATSAISITGQMDPSSLDPERLGRSQLVGAFLPILLPLLVVLLPLLDFGLAVLRRMSAGRSPFSPDRKHLHHRMLDLGHRDRDAVLIFYAWTAVISLAVLLMYVGAREDWPGQYLPGVGFGVVGIVACLLITLMPSRRKKPATAHAPDPTSLES
- a CDS encoding F0F1 ATP synthase subunit delta: MGSATTQALAASVQALAAASGVTLDTSRELFAAAHAVGESSHLSGALADASAPAEARQNVVASVFGGFSQNTRDVLKAVVSERWSDASELVDGIEELAIRAAAISDSGADIEAELFGFSRVIAANSELELALGTRLGGAQAKVDLVDRLLAGSVSAPAALIVSSLVRQPRERRIRQLLNRAMRIVSSQNGRVVATVHTASELNEAQRTRLSDALSRRYDGKVSLNVVIDPAVLGGLRVQIADDVIDGSISARLADLRQKLAG
- a CDS encoding F0F1 ATP synthase subunit B, with translation MLNALVTNLAAEGEAANNPLLPAWYDIIWSGLWFLIILVVVWKVALPKLTKMLDERSAAIEGNIAKADEAQKQAEAALEEYTRQLAEARTEAGEIREAAREDGKKIVAEAKEAASSEAARITATAHTQIEAERQTALVSLRSEVGTLAIDLAGGVVGETLSDDARATAVVDRFLADLEASEKAAQ
- a CDS encoding L-threonylcarbamoyladenylate synthase — translated: MSSIFDCHDEAQLLAGMRHARQAIGRGELIVMPTDTVYGVAADAFSPAAVQRLLDAKGRGRNQPPPVLIGSVDTLAALAESVPEPVQRLVDAFWPGGLTIVLPAQPSLVWDLGETMGTVAVRMPEGRVALELLAETGPLAVSSANLTGREAAISALDAEKMLGDSVAVYLADGLSKDGIASTIVDATSLVRRGSDGDGAVVRILRDGAVTREQLREVLGDLLEPEEQPEQPADAVQEEHQDGDS
- the atpE gene encoding ATP synthase F0 subunit C, coding for MDATTVLADINGHLASVGYGLAAIGPAIGVGIVVGKTIEGVARQPELAGRLQVLMWIGIAFTEALAFVGIAVGFIPFP